CGGCTCGCCCACGGCCTCGACGAACGGGGCGCCTGGTTCCTGGAGGCCCCGCTCGCCCCCGAGGACATCGAGGGCCACCGGGACCTGGCCCGCGCGGTCCGCACGCCGATCGCCGTAGGCGAGGCGCTGCGCAGCCGCTACGAGGTGGAGCACTGGCTACGCCGCCGGGCCCTGCACATCTGCCAGCCCGACATCGGCCGGACCGGAATCACCGAGGGGATGGCATTCGTGCAGCTCTGCGACGCCGCCCACGTGCCGATGGCACCGCACCACTCGGTCGCCGGCTCGATCGCGCTCGCCGCCGCGCTGCACGTCTGCGCCGCGACCCCTGATCTGGTGGCCATGGAGTACCAGCCGAACCCGTTCCCGGTCGGTAACCGGCTGCTGCGGGAACCGCTGCGGCACGGCCCGGACGGCTTCGCCGTACCGGACGGCCCCGGCCTCGGCATCGACATCGACCCCGACAAGCTCGCGGAGGTGACCCGGTGACCTTCCCCGTGACCGGCCTCGTACCCATCCTCGCCACCCCGTTCGCCCCCGACGGCGCCCTGGCCGTCGACGACCTGCACCGGCTGCTGGAGTTCCAACTCGCCTGCGGGGTGGACGGCATCGCCCTGTTCGGCTTCGCCAGCGAGACGTTCGCGCTCTCCGCCCGCGACCGGGAACAGATCCTCGACGCCGTGGACACCGTCGTCGGTCGCGCCGTACCGGTGGTGGTCGGGGTCAACGCCACCGGCCTACCGGCCGCCGTGGAACAGGCCCGGCAGGCCGCCGAACGCGGGGCAGCCGGGTTGATGGTGCTGCCGCCGTACATGGTCAAGCCGTCGCCGACACAGCTGATCGACTTCTACGGCACGCTCGCGGCGCAGGTGCCGGTACCGGTCATGGTGCAGGACGCGCCGAACATGACCGGGGTGCAGATGCCGGTGCCGCTGCTGGCCGAGTTGGCCGCGCTGCCGGGGGTGGACGCGGTCAAGGTAGAGGCGCCACCGACCGCCCCGAAGTGTGGCGCGGTTGGCCGTGCGGCACCCGGGTTCGCCGTCTTCGGTGGGCAGAACGCGCTGTTCCTGCTCGAGGAGTACGCGCGCGGTGCGGTCGGCACCATGCCGGCCTGCGAGTTCGCCGATGCGCTGCGTCCGGTGCTCGACGACTGGTCCAAGGGGCTGCGCGACGACGCCCGCCAGGGGTTCAACCGGTTGCTGCCGCTCATCCGCTACGGCCTGCAGCCGGGGCTGGCCTGGGCCATCCACAAGCACGTGCTGGTCCGCCGAGGTGTCATCGCCACCGCCACGGTGCGCGCCCCCGCCCAGCCGATCGACGACGTGACGGTCGCCGAGTTGGACGCGATCCTGGCCGTGACCGGCCTGTGAGCCGTCGCTGCCCGGTGCCGTGCCGTCGGCACGGCACCGGGCAGCGGCCTGTCAGACCAGGGTGTTCAGGGCGGTCGGAGCGTGGTGACCGAGGCTGACGCTCACCGCGTCGGCGGCCTCGATGGCGGCCGAGGCGAGCTGCGCCTCGCGCTGGGGCAGATCGATGGCCGACAGCGGTCCGGAGATGGACAGCGCGGCCACGATCTCCCCGGAGCCGTCCCGGATCGGGGCGGCGACACAGGCCCGGCCGAGCGCCAGTTCCTCCAGTTCGGTCGCGTACCCCCGGCTGGAGATCCGGTCCAGCTCCACCTCGAGGGTGGCCAGGTCGGTGATCGTCCGGTGGGTGAACGCCGGTAGCGGATCCGGCAGCAGCGACTGGCGCACCGCCGGGTCCAGGCCGGTGAGCAGGCTCTTGCCCAGACCCGTGGCGTGCAGCGGGTTGGTCTGCCCGACCAGCGTGAACGACCGGGGGGAGAGCGGCCCCTCGAAGTTGGCCACGTAGAAGACCCGGTCGCCGCGGCGGATCGCGACGTTGGCGCCGAGGCCGTGTTCGCGGGCCAGGTTCTGCACGATCTGCCGGGTGGCCCGGTGTACCGGCATCTGGTTGACCGCGATCCCGCCGAGGGTGATCGTCTTGGCGCCGAGCCGGTAGAGGTTCGACATCGGATCCCGCTCCACGAACTCCAACGACTCCAGTGTCGCCAACAACCGTGAGGTGGTCGACAGACCCAACCCGGTCGCCTTGGCCACGTCGGTGACCCGCAGCTCGGGGCGCCCGTGGGTGAAGGCGTCGAGCACTGCGGTGGCGCGGAGCACGCTCTGGTTGGAAGCGTTATCGGAAACCACGTGCACCCCTTGAAAGTCAGTTGCCGGCTATGACACTCTAGCCCGTGTTGCCGCCCACGTCACGAGCCGGCACATCGACCGTTGAGGAGCAGGATGCCCGATCATCGTGGCGCGCTGGTCGTCGGCGCATCATCCCCGCTGGGCCGTGCCGTCCAGGCCCGGCTCACCGACACCGGCCACACCGTCACCGGCGCCAGCCTGGCTCCCACCGCAGGTCATCACGACGTGATCGGCGACTGCGCCACACCCGACGGGGCACGGCAGGCGGTCGACGCCGCACTCACCGCCGCCGGGCGTCTCGACGTCCTGATCCTCGCCGCCGCCGTGATGCCGGTCGCCCCCATCGCCGAGACCAGCGACCAGGCGTGGCAGGCCGCCCTCGACGCCACTCTCGGCACCGCCTTCCAGGTCACCCGGGCCGCCCTGCCGCACCTGGAAGCAGGCGCCGCCATCGTCGCTGTCTCCAGTGTCAACGCCACCCTGGCCGCACCCGGCGTGCCGGCATACGCCGCAGCCAAGGCCGGGCTGGAAGGGCTGGTCCGCCAACTCGCCCTGGAGTACGGGCCGCGCGGGGTACGGGTCAACGCGGTCGCCCCCGGCATGATCGCCCCGGCCGCAGTGCCGGACGCCGCAGCCGGCTACCCGCTCGGCCGCATCGGCACCCCGGAGGAGATCGCCTCGGTGGTCTGCTTCCTCGCCTCACCGGCCGCCTCGTTCGTCACCGGCACGGTCCTCCCCGTCGACGGAGGGCTCTCCATCGCCTCACCGGCCGCCTTCCTCCGCACCGACCTGCGGCGGAGGTTCCTCGATGACTGACGCGTACTGCATCGGCGAAACCATGGCACTGGTCGCCCCGGCCCCCCCGGCCCGGCTGCACCACGGGGGACCGGTGCAGCTCGACGTGGCCGGCGCCGAGTCCAACGTCGCGATCGGCCTGGCCCAGCTCGGGGTGAGCGTCGCCTGGCGCGGGCGGGTCGGCGCCGACCCGCTCGGACGGCTCGTACTCGACCGCATCGCCGCCGCAGGCGTCGACATCGACGGCGCGGAGACCGACCCCACCCACCCGACCGGGGCCTTCTTCAAGGACCCCGCACCGGAGGGCACCACCGTGCACTACCTGCGCCGCGGCTCGGCCGGGGCCCGCCTGCACCGGGGAATGCTGCCGCCGACCGCGCGGCTGGTCCACCTGACCGGGGTCACCCCGGCGCTCTCCCCGCAGGCCCGGGACCTGGTCCGGCACACCCTTGTCGACCGGCCGGTCCGCGGCGCGCTCGTCAGCTTCGACGTCAACCACCGCCCGGCGCTCTGGTCCGGCCCGGACGAGGCGGCAACCGTCCTCGCCGAGCTGGCCGACCGCGCCGACATCGTCTTCGTCGGCCTCGACGAGGCCAACCGGCTCTGGGGCTGCACCGACCCCGCCGAGGTACGAGCCGTGCTGCCCGGGGCGGGAGCGGTGGTGGTCAAGGACGGCGCGGTCGGCGCCACCGAAGGGGACACCTTCGTACCGTCGGTCCCGGTGCCGGTGCTCGAACCGGTCGGCGCCGGGGACGCGTTCGCCGCCGGCTACCTCGCCGCGCTACTGGGCGGCGCGGACGTGCCGGCCCGGCTGCGGCTCGGCCACCGGGTCGCTGCTGCCGTGCTCGCCACGGTCGGCGACACCGTCCGGCTCGCCGCCGACCTCCAGGAGATTCGACCGTGAAGACCCTCGACGAGCTCTTCGGCGGCGCCCGGGTGATGGCCATCCTGCGGGGCTACGACCCGGAGGACACCGTGGCCCTGGCCACCGCGGCCTGGGACCTCGGGGTGACCGCCCTGGAGGTGCCGATCGGTGAACCGGGGCAGCTGCCCGCCCTCGCGGCCGCGGTGGCCGCCGGCGCGCGTCGCAACCTGGCCGTCGGAGCCGGCACCGTGGTCACGCCGGAACAGGTCACCGCGGCGGCGACCGCCGGAGCGGCGTACACCGTGGCCCCCGGCTTCGACCCGGAGGTACTGGGCGCCAGCCTGCATGCCGGGCTGCCGCACCTGCCCGGGGTGGCCACCCCGACGGAGGCCCAGCGGGCGCTGCGCGCCGGGTGTCAGTGGGTGAAGGCGTTCCCCGCCTCGGCGCTCGGTGCCGAGTGGATCACCGGGATCCTCGGTCCCTTCCCCCAGCTGCGCATCGTGGCCACGGGCGGGGTGCGGCCGGCCGACGCGCCGGGCTACCTGGCGGCCGGGGCGGCGATGGTGGCGCTCGGCGCGGCGCTGGCCGACCCGGCGGCGCTGCCGGCCCTGCGGCCGTTGCTGCCGTCGACCTGAGCGCCGCGTTCCCCGGGGATCAGCGGGTCGGCTCATCTGTGCCGCCGGCAGCCACCGCTACCGCGGCGGTCGTCCCCTGCCGCAGCGGCGGTTGTCCACGCCACGGGTAGGCCGCCGGCCCACCGACCCCGGCATCGACCGCGAAGATCCGGCCGGCGTCCGGCTGCGCGGCCCGCTGGGCGGCGTCGAGACCGTGGTACGCGGTGGTGACCAGCAGTGTGGAGCCGGCGAACGCCACCGCGGTGGGGCGGGCCACCGGCAGCCGCACCTCGGCGAGCAGCCGGCCGTCCGGCGCGTACCGGTGCACTGCCCAGCCGTCCCAGACCGCCACCCAGACGCAGCCCTCGTCGTCGACCGCCAGCCCGTCCGGGTTGCCACCCGACACCGCGGTCACCGTCCGGCGGCGGCCCAGGCTGCCGTCGGGGTTCACGTCGAACGACTCGAGGCTGCGGGCGGGCAGGGTGTCGATGTAGTACATGGTGGCGCCGTCGGCGGTGAAACCGATGCCGTTGGAGACGGTCACGCCGGTCAGGGCCACATGCAACGACCCGTCGGTGTCGAGCCGGTGCAGCCGGGCCACCGGTCGGCGCAGCCGGCTCTGTGAGCCGCAGTGGAACCGCCCGGCGGGGTCGCAGGCGCCGTCGTTGAGTTGCCCATGGTCGGCGGCCAGGCCGGTGTGCAGCAACGTGCGGGTTCCGTCCTCGGCGAGGTGGACGACGTCATCGGTGACGGCCACCAGCCAGCCGGCGCCGGGCGCGGCGAGGGGAGCGACGGTGCCCACCGGCTCACCCAGGTCGTACGTCCCGACCGGCACCAGTGTGCCGCCGGACAGACGGCTGCGGTGCACGGCGTGCCCGGCGATGTCAACGAAGATCAGCTCGCCCGTCCGGGGGTCGAGGCGTGGCCCTTCGCCCTGCTGATACGCGTGCAGAGAGACGGGGTCGGCGGTCAGCATGTGCAAGAGCATTGCACGGATGATGGTGCCGGGAAAGGTGGGCAGGGCGGTCCTTCCCGGTGGCCGGCCTCTCGAGGTACGCGCCGACGAGCGTCATCGGCCACCCGGCCTCGATTGACCGCTTGCAATATGCGCGATACCTTGCCGTATAGAGCAAGTAACTTCCGTTACCGCTGTCGACGGCGGTCGGAACTGGAAGCAACCAGCGCCTTGCTCGTACGTGCCCCCGTAGCCCCACCTCCGGCACACCCCACCCCCGAAGGAGGCACCACCGTGCGATACCCCCACCACCGCCGGCTGCTCGCCGGCGCCGTCCTGCTCGGCACCGGGCTCGGCGCGCTCACCGCCGTGGCCACGCCGCCGGCGCCGGTCATGGCGAACCCGCCGAGCAGCGCCTACACGTTGGTGTTCAGCGATGAGTTCAACGGCACCGCCGTCGACACCACGAAGTGGCACTACCGCACCGACGTCAAGGCCAACAGCGCCCAACGACCGGAGAACGTCAGCGTGGCGGGCGGCTACCTGAACGTCCACCACCGCAAGGAGAGCTACGCCGGCAAGAGCTACACCGCCGGCGGCGTGGTCAGCAAGACCACGTTCCGCTACGGCTACTACGAGTCGCGGCTGCGGGTCACCGACGGCGCGGGCTGGCACGGCGCGTTCTGGCTCCAGGCCGGCGACGGCAGCACCACCTACCCCGCCGAGCAGCGCACAGAGATCGACATCTTCGAGAACGACTCCGTGAATCCGACCGGCACCACCCAGAACGTGCACCTGTGGGCGGGCTCGGGAGTCAAGGCGGCGCCGAGCAAGAACGGCTGGTACGGCCCGGCCGGCTTCGACGTGCGGCAGTGGCACACGTACGGCGTCGACTGGTCGGAGACGTCCGTGAAGTTCTACGTCGACGGACAGCTCACCCGCACCACGTCGTACCTGCCGAGCGAGAACACCCACGACTACGTGGCGATGTGGCTCACCAGCATCGGCTACGGCGCACTGCCCGACGACTCGAAGCTGCCGTCGTCCACCCAGTTCGACTGGGTGCGCTACTGGCTCAAGGACGCCTACGTCGACAACGACGGCCCGGCCGCCTACGGCTACACCGAGTCCGGCTCCTGGCTCAACTCGACGCTGTCCGGCTGGACGGTCGACTCGACCACCCGCTACGCCGGCTGCTCCGTCGCCGGAGCCACCGCCACCTGGCGACCGAACCTGCGCGCTGCCGGCACGTACGAGGTCTTCTACCACAACATCGTCCAGTCCAACGGCGACCCGGCCGCCCGGCTCACCGTGGTGCACAGCAGTGGCACCACGCCCACCACGGTGAACGGCCGGTCCGGAAGCACCGGTTGGGTGTCCCTCGGCCAGTACCACTTCGGGGCCGGCACCGCCGGCTACGCCAGACTGACCGGCAGCGGCGGTGGCTGCGCCCGAGCCGACGCGGTCAAGTTCGTCCGGCGCTGACCAGCCGCAGACAAAGGCTGCGACCGGCGCCGGGCGGATCCCACCGCTGCTCCGCCGTGCCACACGGCCGCGACACCGGTGGCATCGAAGGCCGGGGCGTCACTCGCGGCGGTGAGGGCAGCCCTCCACCGGTGAGGCACCTGAGTTGGCGCAAGGGCTCGAACTACACGTCGATTCGCTTCGCGCAACGCTTGGCCGACAACGGGATCCTGCCCTCCATGGGGTCGGTCGGCGACAGCTACGACTGTGAGACTGGCGGGTGCCGGCAGGCGGCCTGACTCTTGTTACGACCGCCCCCGTGGTTTGGGTGTCCTTGCTGTTGATCTTCGTCCGCCTGCCGGTGCAGCACCCAGTGGTGCTGGCCGGGCGGGCAGTGACCTCAGAGGAGCCTGATCGCAGCAGGTCCCGTCACAGTCCCGTCCACCCGGCCGGCCAGCGTCACGAACCCCTGTCGCCCTGGTCTGAGCGGGAGCCCGCGATGTCAAGCATGGGTCCCGACCCCCGCCGACGTCGAGTCGTCGTCGGTGTCGACACCCACAAGCACGTTCACGTTGCCGTCGCCCTGAACGACATCGGCGGCCGCCTCGACGCCCGCTCGTGCCGCCTGCCGCTACGTGCGCGAGACCGGTCGGTGCTCAACCGGGACAGACGATGAGGTCCACGTCGGCGGCGCGCAGCGCGGCGGCCACCGTGGCCGGTGGCGGCTGGTCGGTCACCACCACGTCGACCAGGTCGAACGTGACCAACCGGATCGGGGCGGAGGTGCTGAACTTGGTGTGGTCGGCGAGGACGACCACCCGGTCGCAGATGTCGATCAGGGCACGTTTCGTGGGGCGTTCCACGTCGGCGGCGACATAGATCCCGCCGGCGTTGATGGCGGCGGCGGCCAGGAAGAAGATCTCCGCGTGCAGGCCCTCCAGGCACCGGATGGTGATTTCGCCGACCAGTGCCTGGCTGTCTGCGAGCAGTTGACCACCGAGCGCCACGACCTGCACGTCGGGCAGGCCGAGCAGGTGCTGCAGTACCGGGATCGAGTGGGTGATGACGGAGCCCTGGAAGCCGGTCGGTAGGTGGGTGGCCAGCTCGTAGGCGGTGGTGCCCGCGTCGACGGCGACGGTCGCGTGGGGTTCGATCAGGGTGGCGGCCCGCTCGGCGATGCGTCGTTTGCTCTCCGCCTGCTGCCCGGCGCGGCTGGCGAAGCTGGCCGTGCGCAGGGTGCCGTGCGGCAGGCTCGCTCCACCGTGGACCACCCGCAGCTCGCCGGTCTCCGACAGCCGCTTCAGGTCCCGGCGGATGGTCATGTCGGAGACGCCGAACAACTGACTCAGGTCGGTGATGGAGGCGAAACCGGTGGTGTGCAGTTGCCGCATGATCGCCTGGCGCCGGGCCGCTGCGGTCGTCGGCGTGGTCACCTCGCTCGTCACCGCCACCGCCCCCTCCTCGTCGCGGTCGTCCGCGCTGCTGCGCCGGGCCCGCGCGGCCGCCAGGTGGTCGGGCGCGGGCGCGTCGAGCGCCGGTTCGGCCGCGGGGCCCCCAACTCTACGGTCGCGCCGGCCGTGCGGACGCATCGACCGTCGCGGGTACCGCGGCGTGCCCTGGGCTCCGCCGCTCGCGCTCTGCTCATCCCGCCTCCCGGTCCGGTGCCGGCCCCTGCCGTCGCGGATCAGCGTCGAGACTACCGCAGGTGTTGACTTCCGAACATCTCTGTGTTTTGTTTTTAACACAGCGGTAGTGTTGTGGGTCACTCTACCGCCCATGACCAGCACAAACACGTCGTGGAGGTCGGGATGGCGAACAGCGCGTCACCGCACCCGATCGTGTTCGTCGGGGCCGCCACCTTCGACGCGATCACGCTCGTCGATCACTTCCCCAAGCCGGACGAACGCCAGGTCGCCGACGAGGTTCGGTACGCCGGCGGGGGCCCGGCCGCCACCGCGGCCGTCGCCGCGGCCCGGCTGGGTGTGCCGGCCGCCTTCGTCGGGACGGTCGGCGAGGACGACGAGGGGGAGCGGATCGTCGGCGGGCTGCGCGCCGAGGGCGTGGACGTCACCGGCGTACGCGTCGTGCCCGGGCAGCCGTCCCAGGCCAGCGTCGTGGTCATCGACCGGTCCCGGGCCACCCGGGCCATCTGCACCCGCCTGGTGCCACCCCTGAGGCTCGACGACGACCCGACGCTGCCGGACCGGCTCGCCCACGCCGCGTGGGTGCACGTGGACCACCTCGGGTGGCCGGTGGCCCGAGCGCTGCTGGACCGGCTCCCGGCCGCCAC
This genomic interval from Micromonospora coxensis contains the following:
- a CDS encoding dihydrodipicolinate synthase family protein is translated as MTFPVTGLVPILATPFAPDGALAVDDLHRLLEFQLACGVDGIALFGFASETFALSARDREQILDAVDTVVGRAVPVVVGVNATGLPAAVEQARQAAERGAAGLMVLPPYMVKPSPTQLIDFYGTLAAQVPVPVMVQDAPNMTGVQMPVPLLAELAALPGVDAVKVEAPPTAPKCGAVGRAAPGFAVFGGQNALFLLEEYARGAVGTMPACEFADALRPVLDDWSKGLRDDARQGFNRLLPLIRYGLQPGLAWAIHKHVLVRRGVIATATVRAPAQPIDDVTVAELDAILAVTGL
- a CDS encoding IclR family transcriptional regulator, producing MVSDNASNQSVLRATAVLDAFTHGRPELRVTDVAKATGLGLSTTSRLLATLESLEFVERDPMSNLYRLGAKTITLGGIAVNQMPVHRATRQIVQNLAREHGLGANVAIRRGDRVFYVANFEGPLSPRSFTLVGQTNPLHATGLGKSLLTGLDPAVRQSLLPDPLPAFTHRTITDLATLEVELDRISSRGYATELEELALGRACVAAPIRDGSGEIVAALSISGPLSAIDLPQREAQLASAAIEAADAVSVSLGHHAPTALNTLV
- a CDS encoding SDR family NAD(P)-dependent oxidoreductase, with amino-acid sequence MPDHRGALVVGASSPLGRAVQARLTDTGHTVTGASLAPTAGHHDVIGDCATPDGARQAVDAALTAAGRLDVLILAAAVMPVAPIAETSDQAWQAALDATLGTAFQVTRAALPHLEAGAAIVAVSSVNATLAAPGVPAYAAAKAGLEGLVRQLALEYGPRGVRVNAVAPGMIAPAAVPDAAAGYPLGRIGTPEEIASVVCFLASPAASFVTGTVLPVDGGLSIASPAAFLRTDLRRRFLDD
- a CDS encoding sugar kinase produces the protein MTDAYCIGETMALVAPAPPARLHHGGPVQLDVAGAESNVAIGLAQLGVSVAWRGRVGADPLGRLVLDRIAAAGVDIDGAETDPTHPTGAFFKDPAPEGTTVHYLRRGSAGARLHRGMLPPTARLVHLTGVTPALSPQARDLVRHTLVDRPVRGALVSFDVNHRPALWSGPDEAATVLAELADRADIVFVGLDEANRLWGCTDPAEVRAVLPGAGAVVVKDGAVGATEGDTFVPSVPVPVLEPVGAGDAFAAGYLAALLGGADVPARLRLGHRVAAAVLATVGDTVRLAADLQEIRP
- a CDS encoding bifunctional 4-hydroxy-2-oxoglutarate aldolase/2-dehydro-3-deoxy-phosphogluconate aldolase yields the protein MKTLDELFGGARVMAILRGYDPEDTVALATAAWDLGVTALEVPIGEPGQLPALAAAVAAGARRNLAVGAGTVVTPEQVTAAATAGAAYTVAPGFDPEVLGASLHAGLPHLPGVATPTEAQRALRAGCQWVKAFPASALGAEWITGILGPFPQLRIVATGGVRPADAPGYLAAGAAMVALGAALADPAALPALRPLLPST
- a CDS encoding SMP-30/gluconolactonase/LRE family protein; the protein is MLLHMLTADPVSLHAYQQGEGPRLDPRTGELIFVDIAGHAVHRSRLSGGTLVPVGTYDLGEPVGTVAPLAAPGAGWLVAVTDDVVHLAEDGTRTLLHTGLAADHGQLNDGACDPAGRFHCGSQSRLRRPVARLHRLDTDGSLHVALTGVTVSNGIGFTADGATMYYIDTLPARSLESFDVNPDGSLGRRRTVTAVSGGNPDGLAVDDEGCVWVAVWDGWAVHRYAPDGRLLAEVRLPVARPTAVAFAGSTLLVTTAYHGLDAAQRAAQPDAGRIFAVDAGVGGPAAYPWRGQPPLRQGTTAAVAVAAGGTDEPTR
- a CDS encoding glycoside hydrolase family 16 protein, with protein sequence MRYPHHRRLLAGAVLLGTGLGALTAVATPPAPVMANPPSSAYTLVFSDEFNGTAVDTTKWHYRTDVKANSAQRPENVSVAGGYLNVHHRKESYAGKSYTAGGVVSKTTFRYGYYESRLRVTDGAGWHGAFWLQAGDGSTTYPAEQRTEIDIFENDSVNPTGTTQNVHLWAGSGVKAAPSKNGWYGPAGFDVRQWHTYGVDWSETSVKFYVDGQLTRTTSYLPSENTHDYVAMWLTSIGYGALPDDSKLPSSTQFDWVRYWLKDAYVDNDGPAAYGYTESGSWLNSTLSGWTVDSTTRYAGCSVAGATATWRPNLRAAGTYEVFYHNIVQSNGDPAARLTVVHSSGTTPTTVNGRSGSTGWVSLGQYHFGAGTAGYARLTGSGGGCARADAVKFVRR
- a CDS encoding DeoR/GlpR family DNA-binding transcription regulator, with protein sequence MRPHGRRDRRVGGPAAEPALDAPAPDHLAAARARRSSADDRDEEGAVAVTSEVTTPTTAAARRQAIMRQLHTTGFASITDLSQLFGVSDMTIRRDLKRLSETGELRVVHGGASLPHGTLRTASFASRAGQQAESKRRIAERAATLIEPHATVAVDAGTTAYELATHLPTGFQGSVITHSIPVLQHLLGLPDVQVVALGGQLLADSQALVGEITIRCLEGLHAEIFFLAAAAINAGGIYVAADVERPTKRALIDICDRVVVLADHTKFSTSAPIRLVTFDLVDVVVTDQPPPATVAAALRAADVDLIVCPG
- a CDS encoding carbohydrate kinase family protein; the protein is MANSASPHPIVFVGAATFDAITLVDHFPKPDERQVADEVRYAGGGPAATAAVAAARLGVPAAFVGTVGEDDEGERIVGGLRAEGVDVTGVRVVPGQPSQASVVVIDRSRATRAICTRLVPPLRLDDDPTLPDRLAHAAWVHVDHLGWPVARALLDRLPAATRPRISVDGGNPIPGLRLDDVDLYVPTVEALTARYGAMPVADLLGRALAEGARTVVATRGAEGSVAARAGRPPTEAAGLPIDVLSTLGAGDVFHGALLAAWSRGLPLAQCLRYANVTAALSCRGIDGRSAIPNHAEVLSALDGVLPDRQEENL